Below is a genomic region from Fodinibius saliphilus.
CTATTAGCGGTGAAGAAGTACTCAATCGTCGGCTTGACATCATGGATCTTACCGCCTTTACCCTATGTCGTGAAAATGAGACCCCAATCATTGTTTTTGATATGAACAAGGTCGGAAATCTTAAAAAAGTGTTAGCAGGTGATAATTCAGTAGGATCTGAAGTAGTTTGGGAAGATTCCTGAATTTCTTAAATTCTTTTTGACTGATATCAGTATAAAAAAGACTATTAATAACACACGAATATTATGATTCCTCCAGAACTACAGTCTATTATCAAATCTGCCGATCAGCAAATGGATCGTGCTGTAAAACATTATCGCAAAGAGCTTTCTCATATTCGTGCAGGTAAAGCACAACCCTCTATTTTAGACGGGATCAAAGTTGATTATTACGGATCGCAAACCCCTTTGAACCAGCTGGCTAATGTAAGTGCCCCCGAGGCACGGCTACTTACGGTACAGCCTTTCGACAAATCAGCACTTGAAGAGATTGAAAAAGCTATTATGTCTTCCGGTTTGGGGTTAAATCCTAATAATGATGGCAATATTATTCGTATTCCTCTTCCGATTTTATCTGAAGAACGCCGTAAGGAGTTGGTAAAACGGGTAAATGAACTCGCTGAAGAAGCACGTATTTCTATTCGAAATACTCGTCGCGATGCCAATGAAGAGATCGAAAAAACGGTGAAAAATGAATCTCTTCCCGAAGATTCTCTTTATGAGGCTGAAGAAGAGATTCAGAGTATTACCGATAATCATACTGAACAAGTTGGGGAGCTCTCAGATAAGAAGGAAGAAGAAATCATGACTGTTTAAATTCAGGAGCTCCATATTCAAACACTTAAGACTCAAATAATTATTGATCATTATTTGAGTCTTTTCATTTGATAGCTAATGCATGTATATATCCGAACTCGAATTACAGGGATTTAAGAGTTTTGCGAACAAAACCAATGTCTCATTTGATAAAGGGATAACGGCTATTGTTGGTCCCAATGGCTGTGGAAAATCTAATATTGTTGATGCCATGCGATGGGTGCTGGGTGAACAACGCCCTACCCTTCTTCGCTCATCAAGTATGGCGAATGTGATCTTTAACGGTACTGCCAAGAAAAACGCTCTTGGCATGGCTGAAGTGTCGCTCACTTTTGTTAATAACAAGGGGTTACTACCTACCGAGTATAATGAACTTACTATTAGTCGACGTCTCTACCGCTCTGGAGAGAGTGAATACCTGATTAACGGCACTACCTGTAGGCTCAAAGATATTACCGAACTCTTTATGGATACCGGCATGAGTTCTGATGCCTACTCCGTAATTGAGCTAAAGATGGTAGAGGAGATCCTCAATGATAAAAACAACGACCGGCGCCACCTGTTTGAAGAGGCTGCCGGTATTACCCGCTACAAAGAAAAGCGAAAAAAAACCTTTCGTAAACTCGATGAAACCGAAGAGGACCTTCAGCGTGTAGAAGATATTCTTGTTGAGGTACGAAAAAAAACAAAATCACTTGAAAAGCAGGCTGAAAAAGCCAAACAAGCCAAAAAATTCAAGAAAGAACTTGAACAGCTCGATAAAGCCCTCAACAAATACGAATATGTGCAAATTAAAGAGGAGCTAGAACCGCTTGAAGAACGTATTGATAATGCCGACAAAGAGAAGAAAGAGATTGTCTCTAAGGCAGATAAGCTTGAAAAAGAGATCGAATCGGCTCGCAGTGCCCTCAATGAAAAAGAACGCAAACAGTCAGAAGCGCAACGCCGGGTTAGCCAATTGCACTCCAAGATACGGGATACCGAGACCAACCTGCAGATAACGCACGAAAAGATCAGTAATGAGAAAGGGGTTATTGAGCAGTACACAAAAGATATTGAACAAGGTGAGAAAGATCTTGAAGATCTCCGCGAAGCTTTTGAAAGCAGTAAAAAGAAACTGGAAAACTTTGACGGAAGCCTTCAGAAGGCCGAGAAAAATCTTAGTGAATCTAAAAAACGATATTCTGAGATTCAGGAACAATACTCAGAAGAACGCGACTCACTGAAGAAACTGGACCGGGAGTTTAGTCAAGCAAACCAGGATCTCAATGACCTCCAGACCAAACGCATAAAGATAGAATCTCGTCTGGAAAACACAGAAGGTGATCTTATTCGGATCAGGGAAGAGATTGAAGAGCTGGAAGACGAAATAATGAACTACCGCGGTGAAACAAAGCTGCTTCGCGAAAAGCTGGAAAAGGCTGAACAGGAAACTGAGGAACAGCAAGAAAAACTGGAGCAGTCTCGAAAAAAACGCGAAGAACTAGGGGATAAACAGAACGAACTTAAAGACCAAATACGCAGTCACCAAAGCAACCTTGATTCCGTTGAATCTGAAATTGAGCTGCTCCGTGATATCGCCAGTTCTAATGAGGCTTTTCCTTCGAGTGTACAATTTCTGCTAGAAAACCACTCAGAGCAGTTTGAACTATTGGATGTTGTTTCAAACTTACTATCCACGGATGAGAAACACGCTATTGCGCTGGAATCCGTGCTTAGCGACGCGCTCAACTATGTAGTGGTGGACACACTCGATAATGCACGCCGAGCGGCTAAGATACTTAAAGAGAACGACAAAGGTCGGGCTACTTTTATTCCGTTAGACCAGCTATCAAATTCGTATAATACTATTAACGACTCACTAGCCAACAAAGTAGATTGTGATGATACGTTTTCGGGGCTCAAAGAACTTCTGCTCGGCAATGTAATGCTCTACGACTCGGTTAATCACGCTTATCAAGGGGTATCCAATAATGAAACGATCGGTGTTACTTTGGACGGCGAAGTGGTAACCGGCAAGCAGTTTTTACAGAGTGGAAGCAAAAGTAAAAATGCTGGTATTCGCGTTGGTCTTAAAGATAAGATTGCCAAACTGGAAGAAAGAGCTAACAAGATTAGCAGTACAATTGAGGAATCAAAATCTAAGCTTGAACAGGTACAAGAACAGTACCGCGGCATCGACCTCACTGCTATTGAAAAAAAGCTCAAAGAGAAAGAAAAGGCAGCCCGCCAAATCAGCAACAAGATTAACAGCTTTACCCAAAAAATTGAGATTTACGAAAAAAATATTGGAGAGCTGAAAAGTCGCCGAAAATCACTCATCAACAACGAAGACCAGTCGCAACAAGAGCTTGACCGGCTGCAACCCCGTCAAAAAGAACTTCAACAAAAGCTAAAAGACCTGCACGAGCAGCAAGAAGAAAAGAAAGAAATTCTGCAGCAGCTCGAAGAAGAACGCTCTATTGCCCAAGAACGCTTTAACGATGCCAAGCTAAAGCACCAAGATCTTAAGAATAAAGTCGAAAATCACGAACGTGATATAAAACGTGCTCAGAGTGGAATTAAAAACCTGAAGGAACGCCTCAAAATTCGTTCAGAGAAGACGAAAGAAGCCAAAGAACGCATTGAAAAATACAGTTCGGCTATTGAACAGGCTGAAGATAAGCTGAAAAAACTCAAAGAACAGAAACAGGAAGCCGATAAAAAGCTTGAAAATGCCGAAGAAGCGGCCGGCAAACAACGTGGTCGAATTAATGAAATAGAGAAAGAACTTAAAGAAGTACGCCGCCGTAAAGAGGTAAATATGGAGCTGGTGCACCACTTGGCTATGTCGAAAGAGAAGTACGAAATGCAGATTGAGAATCTTTCTGACCATATTTGGGAGACTTATGGCATACTGATGGATCAGGTTGATGAGAAGCTTCCAAAGGATACAGAGGCGGACGAAGCCAAAAAGCGTATATCTTGGCTTAAGCAAAAGCTCAATAAGATTGGCGAGGTTAACCCCTTGGCTATTGAAGAGTTTGAAGAAGAGAAAGAACGCCTGGATTTTTATGAGGAACAAGTGGCCGACCTCCAGCTGGCGGCAGAAGAACTTCGCGAAACAATTGCCCAGATCAATGAAACAGCGACTGAACGATTTAACGAAACTTTTGAGAAGATCCGGGTTAATTTCCAGAAAGTATTCCATACACTCTTTAATGACGATGACTATTGTGATCTCGTCATTGATCAGGAGGCCGAAGATCCGCTGGATGCGAGCATTGAAATAAAAGCAAATCCTAAGGGCAAACGTCCCTCTACTATTAACCAGCTTTCAGGGGGGGAAAAAACCTTAACCGCTATTGCCCTACTCTTTGCCATCTATCTTGTGAAGCCTTCACCATTCTGTGTTTTGGATGAGGTTGATGCACCGCTCGACGATGCCAATATCGAACGCTTTTCTGCGATGATTAAGCAGTTTAGTGAAGACACACAGTTTATCATCATTACCCACAACAAGAAAACGATGAGTAAGGCAGAGATGATGTATGGCGTAACGATGCCGGAAACGGGCGTCAGTCAGCTTGTGGGCGTAAAGTTAGATGAAGTTGCAGAAGTTTAGAGTGGTGAGACTTAAGATTTGACATAGAACAAAGATCGATTCTATTTAGAATTTTGTTTACTTGTCTCCCGTGATGTTTGACGCTAATCTCCGTATATTCAGTAGCTAAATTTAAGACAGCAACTACTATTACCTATGGGCCGCAAGACGTTCGATATTCCAGAAATTTACCAATCACCGATCATTCGCAAAGTTAAAGATGCCAACAAGGTGATGGACCCCCGCAAGAAGGACTTGGAGCCCAGCATATTAGACTTTGGTCCGGTACGTTTTCATGTGCCCCGCCATTTCGGTTTTTGCTACGGAGTAGAAAACGCAATAGATATTGCCTACAAAGCCGTTGCCGATAACCCGAATAAAGATATCTACTTGCTTAGCGAGATGATCCATAACCCTACGGTGAATGAAGACCTCCTGGATCGCGGCGTCAAATTCCTTTTTGAAACCGACGGAACAGAACTAATCCCCATTGAATCGCTGGATGAAGATGATCTCGTTATTGTACCGGCCTTTGGCACTACTCTGGAAATGCAGGCACGGTTAAAAGAACAAGGTATTGACCCCTACGAGTACAATACTACCTGCCCATTTGTAGAGAAAGTTTGGAAACGGGGCAAACAGCTGGGCAAAAAAGGCCATTCCTTAGTTATCCACGGCAAACATCGCCATGAAGAAACACGAGCGACCTTTTCTCACAATGCAGACCACTCTGAGTGTGTGGTTGTCTTAAACCCCGAAGAAGCCCAGATTCTAGCTGATATTCTTACGGGCGACCGTCCTAAATCTGACTTTGACGAACATTTCGGACATAAAAGCACCGAGGGTTTTGATCCCCACAACGATATGGAACATTTCGGGGTAATCAATCAAACCACGATGCTTGCCACAGAAACAGAAGAAGTGATGGAAATTCTTAAAACTGCCGCCATTGAAAAATATGGTGAGGCTGATATTCTCGATCACTTTGCCGACACTTCTGATACCCTTTGTTATGCTACAAACGAGAATCAATCGGCGACTCTAGCATTGGGCGAAACGAAGAGTGACCTGGCTATAGTAGTAGGCGGTTATAACTCCTCAAATACCATGCACCTAGTAGAAATTCTGGAACACTCTTTCCCGACCTACCATGTGCGTGACGCTGAAGAGTTCTCCTCTGCAGGTGAAATACAGCATTTTGATCAATGGGATAAAGAACTTAAAACTACCGAAGAATGGCTGCCCATGGATGAAGATCCTGTTGATATTGCTATTACTTCCGGGGCTTCTTGCCCGGATGTGCTGGTTGATGAAGTTATCTTAAAGATTCTCTCCTTTTTTGACGAAACGGCACAGGTAGAAGATATTATTGCCCCTTTCGAAGAAAAGCTGGAAGAAGTAGCTTAACTACGTTCCCCCATTAGTCCAGTACCATAAAATAAGCAATACTTCGCGGCTGAAATGAACGTATCTTAATATGATACTTATTTTCGGTCTGCTCGATTTTTGGTGTAATAAAACCAGATGAATCCTGCTTGATCTGCCTGTCTGTAATATAAGCTGTGAAAGGATTGATCTTTTGAACGTCATTATATTCTCCAATTGGCACACGGTACGTAACGGTAATGGATGAGGGGCTAAAACTTATACTGCGCCCCAGAGGTAGGTCTCGGGCAGAAACGTCCACTTCCATTTCTCCTTCTGTAAACTGAGATACCGTGCCATTAAATTCAACTTGCTGCCGAGATAAATTAACCAACTTACTCGCTTCTTTAAGTTGTACCGATCGCGACAAATCAGTTGAAACACCAGAGATATCTACTGAATCTGTGGGCCATGCTGTGATATCATCAAGCAGAGAACGAGCACCTGTAATAGTGATACTGTCCGGAGTAATTACTGGTTGCTCAATAAAATCATACTGCTTGTCAAAAGAAACGTTCACACGGGAAAGTACCGGCACCTTCTTAGAGGCGCTCTCTTCAAGTTCAACGGTAAGAACAAGAGGCTGAACTTTCTGTACGCTTATATCAGGTAGTGTATTCATGCGTTGCTGAACCTGATCGTAAACATTAACCTCTTCATTGGTCACATCCACATTAATAGACGGAGGGTTGTTGTACAGGTTAATAAGTTTCCATCCTTCTCCGGATACACTGACTGTGGCTTTATCGGGAAGGTCTTCGGCCAAGGCTTTATTTTCAGGGACCGCCCCAAGAGAGATTGGCAACTCGACATTAAGATTATAATCTCGACTTAAGTTGACCATCAGCCAAAAACAGAATGCAAGAATCAGTGCTACTGCAAATACCACAATGCGTTCACGCCCAATTTCCAGCTCCGCTTCTTCGTCAGACTTTTTAACAAAGTCCTCCCACCAGCCTGATAAAAATTTTTCTTTATATTCTTCGAATCTGGACATTACTAGATATTAGGGGTTCCTGCCAATATAATTCGAGGCTAAATCCATTGCAAGGGAGCTTTGAAAACCTTTAAGAACGCACCACAATTTCCTTTATGATTTTTTCATCTACTTTATCATTCAGCTTCTTTGCAATACTAAAGCGCTTCATATGTATCTCTTGTCGCCAAGCCGGATTCTTCACATGCACTATAAGATTGCCACGTTCAAAATGAACATTATCTGTTTGTTCAGCAATTTTTTCACCTACTGTTCGCTCCCACATCGACAAAATCATACCACGCTTTAATCTCTTGCGATGAGGATAGTCATCAAGAAAATCTTTCAACGCATCTTTAAGCGACTTTGGAGTATTTGAACGATAGCGTCCCACAGTAATATTTTTATATTAAGCGATTAATATTGCCGCTTTCAACTTTAAATTTACGATTTTTTTCTCCATCAAATTCAAGATAATCATCAAATGGAATAGGATTCGCAGCTGTTACAAAAGTCTGCCCGGCGTGCTCAATTAACGCATTTAGCAATACTTCCGTGCGTTGAGCATCCAGGTCTCCAAACACGTCATCCAGCAAAAAAATCGGGAGATCATCTAGTTCTTCCGAAAAATACAAAAGCTGGGCCAGTTTCAAAGCCAGTGCAAATAAACGATGCTGGCCTTGCGATCCATATTTACGCAGCTCAAAATCATCCAGATAAAAAACAATTTCGTCGCGATGCGGCCCCACCAGAGTGAGTTCCCGTTCTATTTCATGATCTTGCTCTTCTTCGAGCTTGGCCTTATAACGATTGTGGATCGTCTCTACATCTTCATCGGGCTCACAAAACGTTTGATACTCAAGATGCGGCTCATGGCGCATACCCGAAATTACTTCATACTCACGGGCAAGAAAATCCTGAAAATTATTGAGCACTTGGGTACGCTTGGCTACAATACGGGTACCATATTCCAACAGCTGAGCATTCCATGGCTCCAGATATGAAACAAGCACCTCCCTGCTTCCTCTAAACTGTTGCAACAACTTGTTGCGCTGCTTCCGGGCTTTACGAAAGTCAAGCAAATCCTGCAAATAAGCAGGAGAAATCTGGCTAATAAAAGAATCAATAAAAGAACGACGTTCGCTCGGACCCTCGCTTGTTAATTTCTTATCTCGCGGCGAAAGTACCACCACCGGTACCATACCGATAAGGTCAGAAAGCCTATCCAACGGACTTTCATTTACAAATATCTTTTTCCCTTCTCCCCGTGAATAGGAACATCCAACATCAAAACTGGAACGAATATTTCCCTCAAAATGCCCTTTAATCATAAAAAAAGTCGCATCCTGATTGACTACATACATATCGCTGCTGGAAACAAAACTGCGACTCATACACAAATAATGGATAGCATCAATGAGATTAGTTTTACCCGCACCATTTTGGCCGATTATCACATTCATGTGTGGAGCCCAATCTACGATCGTTTCTATATGATTTCGAAAATTTTGTAGCTTCAGGCTCGTTATTTGCATTCAAAAACCGGTAAGTACTTCAGTTCCAGGTGAATAAAAAAGGGAACAAGGTATGAGCAATGGTATTTCGTGCACTGCCCACCTAGCATTAAAATCCAAATGCATCGCCTCCTAAGAAGATTGCATTATCACCTAACTGTTCTTCGATACGTAACAGTTGGTTATATTTAGCAATTCGATCGGTACGGCTCATTGATCCCGTTTTAATTTGCCCGGCATTGGTCGCTACTGCCAAGTCGGCTATAGTAGTGTCTTCTGTTTCACCGGATCGGTGAGAAATTACTGCGGTATAATCGTTTTTGTGAGCCATCTCAATAGCATCGAGTGTTTCTGTGAGGGTACCTATCTGATTTACTTTAATGAGGATGGAATTGGCAACCCCCATCTTTATCCCTTTTGCCAGACGCTCTGTATTGGTAACAAAAAGATCATCTCCCACAAGTTGCACCTTATCACCAACAGCATCGGTAAGCTTTTTCCAGCCATCCCAGTCATTTTCGTCAAGTGCATCTTCAATAGATACAATCGGGTATTTATCTACCCAACTGCTCCAAAAATCGACCATCTCTTCGTTTGTACGCTCACTGCCATCGCTCCAACGGAATTCATACACCTCTTTTTCGGCGTTATAAAATTCAGCTGTTGCCGGATCCAGAGCAATTACGACTTCATCAGAGGGAGTGTATCCTGCTTTTTCTATCGCTTGTAAAATTACCTCAACCGCCTCTTCATTTGACTTTAGATTGGGAGCGAAACCACCTTCATCACCCACGGCTGTACTGTAGTTCTTACTACTCAAGACTTTTTTAAGGTGATGGAAAATTTCAGAACCCATACGTATCGCTTCAGAAAATGAGGCGGCTCCGCTAGGCATAATCATAAACTCCTGGAGATCCACATTGTTATCGGCATGCGAACCACCATTAATAATATTCATCATAGGCAATGGAAGCACTTTTGCGTTAACACCCCCGATATATCTCCAAAGAGGAAGGTTTAAAGCATTGGATGCAGCATCCGCAACAGCCAATGAAACGCCCAACATCGCATTGGCGCCAAGCTTACTTTTATTCTCAGTACCGTCAACTTCAATTAAGGTATTATCAATTTCTACTTGGTTAAAAGCTTCCAAGCCCCTCAGTTCACTAGCAATAATTGTATTTACATTTTCTACCGCTTGACTGACGCCCTTTCCTAAATAGGCATCGGAGTTAGAGTCCCGCAGTTCAACAGCCTCATACTCTCCTGTTGAAGCACCTGAGGGCACTGCTGCCCGCCCCATCATATCGTTCGTTAATACAACGTCAACTTCTACTGTTGGATTTCCACGTGAATCAATAATTTGGCGACCAATAACTTCGTCTATAAAGCTCATTTTTAAATATCTATTTGTTACTTGTAGAATTGTGGACTAAGGTACAAGGATTTTACCTATCGGTAAAGAGGGGATTAACAGATTATAAAACACTTATGGGAGAGAATAGAACAAGGGCACAAGATGTGTGGTGTGCTGATCATAAGTATACAACATCTTGCACCCTCAAATTGCAGTATTACCACATCCCGCCAATTGTAATTTTTATCTGTGGGGTTCCAAAATACTTCTGCGAAGGATTAAATGGATTACGTTCCCCATCTTTTTTTTCTATAGGAGTACCCGGAAATCCGTTTTGGGGCGCTCTATAACCATAAGGTTTATACGGTTCCATAATCTGCAGCCCCTGCTTGAAATAATAGAAAAAATACCCGAATTCTATTGTAGTCTGGCCTGCAAAGGTACTTCCGAGGTCGGCACCAATTTTAATCTCACCATTAAGTCCCCAATGCGTTTCTCCCTTTTTCCATCCAGTGAAAAAATCATTTACTCGCTCTGCCGGAGATAGGAACGTCCCCCCCCCCGGAGCTTGAATTGCGACGAAATCTCGGAACCCATTGTTATTACCATCTTGAACATAAGGATAAGTAAATGCCATAGCGGGACCCGCACCAACATTAACGAACAGACGGAAATTATCAGCAATTTTTTCTGGAAAAATACGATGTTTTATTCCAAACAAGAATGGAAACCCAAAAGCACGCTTATATTTATTCGGGATAATTTTATTACCAGTAAAAAAACTTTGAAATGTCTGTTCACTTGCATCTCGAATGCCCGTAATCCCCGATCGGAATGTAATTGCAGTAAATGGTCCTATATATCGCCCGTAATGGACTCCCAATCCGAAACCGAAATTATTGACAATCAGATCTAATCCATATTCATTACTCACCCCTTCGGAGAGTGGTGTTTGCGGGTTAGGAGCTTTAACAACGGGTGGCTCTTCCAGTTGAGCCTGCGCTTCATTTGCCGCCACCATAGTTAGGGATATCAGAAAAAATAATGTGATACCGGCCTTTAAAAGTTTAGAATCCATCATGGTTTAGTTGATCACAATTTACATTCATGCAATTAACAAAAGATATTAGTATAACAGTCATTTAAGACAAAAATTATATATCTCCTAATCTATTATAAAATAATATTAAAAAATGTTTTAAAATACTTGACTATGGCTGAATAAAAACTTTTATTCAGGCTCTTTACAATCTAAGTAATTATCCAATCGAAGTTAACACATTATGGCAACTGTAAGCAAGTATCTTGTTTATGGTCCGGCAGATACTTTAAGACGCATGCCGAACCAACTATTTGATAGAATTGAACCGAAATACTTGTACAATTACAAATCTTCGGACACCAACGACGAGGTTCATGTTGCGGTTTATGAAGAATATGAAAAACAGATAAACGCAAGTGTAACCCTTACCTGCATTATTGAATTTACCGGTAAGCAAAGCCGGTTTGAGCTGAAGAAAACCGGCGGTCGCATGGGATTCCGAGGCAGTTCTCTTGATGAAGAAAAGCGAACTATTGATGATGAAGTTATCGAATTCATACTTGATTTCGGTAAACGATTCGGACTCACCGTTCAACAAGAAAAAGAGCAAGCTCCTCAAAAAGGCGAGTAATAACCCCTTAAACTGTTGCCATGAGCTCCAAGGTCGAGGAATGGACGGTCCTTTCCATGTTGGAATGGGCTACTGACTTTTTTAAAGAAAAAGACATTCCCGACCCACGGCACAGCATAGAGTGGCTACTGGCCGATACCCTGGATATTAAGCGGCTAGACTTATACCTGAAGTACGACCGCCCCCTCTCTCCCCAAGAACTCAATACACTTCGGCCGATGGTAAAACGTCGGGCTAAGCATGAGCCCCTACAATATATCATTGGGTTCACCGATTTTATGCATGCAAAAATATCGGTTGATAAACGTGTACTTATTCCACGGCTCGAAACGGAACAACTTGTAGAAATTCTCCTTGATAACCACGAAGAGGATGAGCCTAAAAATGTTATTGACTTAGGCACCGGTTCTGGCTGTATCCCCATTGCTCTTAAAATGGAGCGCCCCCAATGGACCGTTTCCGGCATTGATATTTCTGAAGATGCTCTCGAGTTGGCCCGGGAAAATGCTAAACAAAACGAGGTCACTGTTTCTTTTACTAAAGCTGATATACTTTCTTCTGAAAGCATATCTGATAAACAACCTTTCGATATCATCGTTTCTAACCCTCCCTATATTACCCCTGGTGAGGAAGAACTGCTTGAGCCCCAAGTCAAAGAGTACGAACCCCATGAGGCACTCTTCTTTGATAAAATAGATCATATGTACGGCACTATTATCGATTATGCCGCTAAAAACCTTACCAAGCATGGTGCACTCTACCTGGAACTGCACGAGAGCTATGCCGACAAAATACAGGGCCTTTTTGATGA
It encodes:
- a CDS encoding CdaR family protein, which gives rise to MSRFEEYKEKFLSGWWEDFVKKSDEEAELEIGRERIVVFAVALILAFCFWLMVNLSRDYNLNVELPISLGAVPENKALAEDLPDKATVSVSGEGWKLINLYNNPPSINVDVTNEEVNVYDQVQQRMNTLPDISVQKVQPLVLTVELEESASKKVPVLSRVNVSFDKQYDFIEQPVITPDSITITGARSLLDDITAWPTDSVDISGVSTDLSRSVQLKEASKLVNLSRQQVEFNGTVSQFTEGEMEVDVSARDLPLGRSISFSPSSITVTYRVPIGEYNDVQKINPFTAYITDRQIKQDSSGFITPKIEQTENKYHIKIRSFQPRSIAYFMVLD
- a CDS encoding 4-hydroxy-3-methylbut-2-enyl diphosphate reductase encodes the protein MGRKTFDIPEIYQSPIIRKVKDANKVMDPRKKDLEPSILDFGPVRFHVPRHFGFCYGVENAIDIAYKAVADNPNKDIYLLSEMIHNPTVNEDLLDRGVKFLFETDGTELIPIESLDEDDLVIVPAFGTTLEMQARLKEQGIDPYEYNTTCPFVEKVWKRGKQLGKKGHSLVIHGKHRHEETRATFSHNADHSECVVVLNPEEAQILADILTGDRPKSDFDEHFGHKSTEGFDPHNDMEHFGVINQTTMLATETEEVMEILKTAAIEKYGEADILDHFADTSDTLCYATNENQSATLALGETKSDLAIVVGGYNSSNTMHLVEILEHSFPTYHVRDAEEFSSAGEIQHFDQWDKELKTTEEWLPMDEDPVDIAITSGASCPDVLVDEVILKILSFFDETAQVEDIIAPFEEKLEEVA
- the frr gene encoding ribosome recycling factor, encoding MIPPELQSIIKSADQQMDRAVKHYRKELSHIRAGKAQPSILDGIKVDYYGSQTPLNQLANVSAPEARLLTVQPFDKSALEEIEKAIMSSGLGLNPNNDGNIIRIPLPILSEERRKELVKRVNELAEEARISIRNTRRDANEEIEKTVKNESLPEDSLYEAEEEIQSITDNHTEQVGELSDKKEEEIMTV
- a CDS encoding DUF721 domain-containing protein, encoding MGRYRSNTPKSLKDALKDFLDDYPHRKRLKRGMILSMWERTVGEKIAEQTDNVHFERGNLIVHVKNPAWRQEIHMKRFSIAKKLNDKVDEKIIKEIVVRS
- the eno gene encoding phosphopyruvate hydratase, whose amino-acid sequence is MSFIDEVIGRQIIDSRGNPTVEVDVVLTNDMMGRAAVPSGASTGEYEAVELRDSNSDAYLGKGVSQAVENVNTIIASELRGLEAFNQVEIDNTLIEVDGTENKSKLGANAMLGVSLAVADAASNALNLPLWRYIGGVNAKVLPLPMMNIINGGSHADNNVDLQEFMIMPSGAASFSEAIRMGSEIFHHLKKVLSSKNYSTAVGDEGGFAPNLKSNEEAVEVILQAIEKAGYTPSDEVVIALDPATAEFYNAEKEVYEFRWSDGSERTNEEMVDFWSSWVDKYPIVSIEDALDENDWDGWKKLTDAVGDKVQLVGDDLFVTNTERLAKGIKMGVANSILIKVNQIGTLTETLDAIEMAHKNDYTAVISHRSGETEDTTIADLAVATNAGQIKTGSMSRTDRIAKYNQLLRIEEQLGDNAIFLGGDAFGF
- the smc gene encoding chromosome segregation protein SMC, translating into MYISELELQGFKSFANKTNVSFDKGITAIVGPNGCGKSNIVDAMRWVLGEQRPTLLRSSSMANVIFNGTAKKNALGMAEVSLTFVNNKGLLPTEYNELTISRRLYRSGESEYLINGTTCRLKDITELFMDTGMSSDAYSVIELKMVEEILNDKNNDRRHLFEEAAGITRYKEKRKKTFRKLDETEEDLQRVEDILVEVRKKTKSLEKQAEKAKQAKKFKKELEQLDKALNKYEYVQIKEELEPLEERIDNADKEKKEIVSKADKLEKEIESARSALNEKERKQSEAQRRVSQLHSKIRDTETNLQITHEKISNEKGVIEQYTKDIEQGEKDLEDLREAFESSKKKLENFDGSLQKAEKNLSESKKRYSEIQEQYSEERDSLKKLDREFSQANQDLNDLQTKRIKIESRLENTEGDLIRIREEIEELEDEIMNYRGETKLLREKLEKAEQETEEQQEKLEQSRKKREELGDKQNELKDQIRSHQSNLDSVESEIELLRDIASSNEAFPSSVQFLLENHSEQFELLDVVSNLLSTDEKHAIALESVLSDALNYVVVDTLDNARRAAKILKENDKGRATFIPLDQLSNSYNTINDSLANKVDCDDTFSGLKELLLGNVMLYDSVNHAYQGVSNNETIGVTLDGEVVTGKQFLQSGSKSKNAGIRVGLKDKIAKLEERANKISSTIEESKSKLEQVQEQYRGIDLTAIEKKLKEKEKAARQISNKINSFTQKIEIYEKNIGELKSRRKSLINNEDQSQQELDRLQPRQKELQQKLKDLHEQQEEKKEILQQLEEERSIAQERFNDAKLKHQDLKNKVENHERDIKRAQSGIKNLKERLKIRSEKTKEAKERIEKYSSAIEQAEDKLKKLKEQKQEADKKLENAEEAAGKQRGRINEIEKELKEVRRRKEVNMELVHHLAMSKEKYEMQIENLSDHIWETYGILMDQVDEKLPKDTEADEAKKRISWLKQKLNKIGEVNPLAIEEFEEEKERLDFYEEQVADLQLAAEELRETIAQINETATERFNETFEKIRVNFQKVFHTLFNDDDYCDLVIDQEAEDPLDASIEIKANPKGKRPSTINQLSGGEKTLTAIALLFAIYLVKPSPFCVLDEVDAPLDDANIERFSAMIKQFSEDTQFIIITHNKKTMSKAEMMYGVTMPETGVSQLVGVKLDEVAEV
- the recF gene encoding DNA replication/repair protein RecF (All proteins in this family for which functions are known are DNA-binding proteins that assist the filamentation of RecA onto DNA for the initiation of recombination or recombinational repair.); protein product: MQITSLKLQNFRNHIETIVDWAPHMNVIIGQNGAGKTNLIDAIHYLCMSRSFVSSSDMYVVNQDATFFMIKGHFEGNIRSSFDVGCSYSRGEGKKIFVNESPLDRLSDLIGMVPVVVLSPRDKKLTSEGPSERRSFIDSFISQISPAYLQDLLDFRKARKQRNKLLQQFRGSREVLVSYLEPWNAQLLEYGTRIVAKRTQVLNNFQDFLAREYEVISGMRHEPHLEYQTFCEPDEDVETIHNRYKAKLEEEQDHEIERELTLVGPHRDEIVFYLDDFELRKYGSQGQHRLFALALKLAQLLYFSEELDDLPIFLLDDVFGDLDAQRTEVLLNALIEHAGQTFVTAANPIPFDDYLEFDGEKNRKFKVESGNINRLI